A stretch of the Thermosinus carboxydivorans Nor1 genome encodes the following:
- the glmM gene encoding phosphoglucosamine mutase, whose translation MARLFGTDGVRGVANTQLTPELAFRLGRAATFLFGEEHERPTVLIGRDTRISGHMLEAALAAGICSAGGEAVLLGVVPTPAVAYLTRKLNAQAGVVISASHNPYPDNGIKFFAGTGYKLPDAVEDRLEELVLTHEDNLPRPTGDKVGMITYRHDLIQAYVDYVASTVDTDFCGLKIVLDCANGAAYETAPMVLRRLGADVIVLNATPNGININDHCGSTHIGGLQQAVTAHGAQLGIAHDGDADRCLAVDENGEVVDGDQIMVICALDLLRRGKLADNTLVATVMSNLGLHQAIKQAGGKVLVTPVGDRYVLEAMREKGLVLGGEQSGHIIFSDYNTTGDGILTALQLIANVQKTGKKLSELAKVMTRFPQLLVNVRVKSKEGWQQNERIAAAIREGEAALGETGRILVRPSGTEPLIRVMAEGPVAAELERIVSAIADVIRRELS comes from the coding sequence ATGGCAAGACTATTTGGCACCGATGGCGTGCGCGGCGTCGCCAACACGCAGCTTACGCCGGAACTGGCCTTCCGCCTGGGGCGGGCGGCTACTTTTCTGTTTGGCGAAGAACATGAACGTCCTACTGTTTTAATTGGGCGCGATACCCGCATTTCGGGGCATATGCTGGAAGCCGCCCTGGCAGCCGGGATCTGCTCGGCCGGCGGCGAAGCCGTGCTGCTTGGCGTAGTTCCTACGCCGGCGGTCGCTTATCTTACTCGGAAATTAAACGCCCAAGCCGGCGTTGTTATTTCGGCTTCCCATAATCCCTATCCGGATAACGGCATTAAATTTTTCGCCGGAACTGGTTACAAACTGCCTGATGCCGTAGAAGACCGGCTGGAAGAGCTGGTGCTGACCCATGAAGACAACCTGCCGCGCCCGACGGGGGACAAGGTAGGAATGATTACGTACCGTCATGACCTTATCCAAGCATATGTTGACTATGTCGCTAGTACCGTTGATACCGATTTTTGCGGGCTGAAGATTGTGCTTGACTGTGCCAACGGGGCGGCCTACGAGACGGCTCCCATGGTGCTCAGACGGCTGGGGGCGGACGTTATCGTCTTAAACGCCACACCGAACGGCATAAACATCAATGATCATTGCGGCTCAACCCACATCGGGGGCCTGCAGCAGGCGGTAACCGCCCACGGTGCTCAACTGGGCATCGCCCATGACGGTGACGCCGACCGCTGCCTGGCCGTAGACGAGAACGGCGAAGTAGTGGACGGCGACCAAATCATGGTCATCTGTGCCCTTGACCTCCTGCGGCGGGGGAAGCTGGCAGATAACACGCTGGTGGCGACGGTCATGAGCAACCTGGGACTGCACCAGGCCATTAAACAAGCCGGCGGCAAGGTGCTTGTCACCCCGGTCGGCGACCGCTATGTCCTCGAGGCCATGCGGGAAAAAGGGCTGGTCCTTGGCGGTGAACAGTCGGGCCACATTATCTTCAGTGACTACAACACTACCGGTGACGGCATCCTGACTGCCCTGCAGCTCATTGCCAACGTCCAAAAGACAGGCAAGAAGTTGTCTGAACTGGCAAAGGTGATGACCCGGTTTCCGCAACTTTTAGTCAACGTCCGGGTCAAGTCCAAGGAAGGTTGGCAGCAAAACGAGCGCATTGCCGCGGCCATTCGCGAAGGCGAGGCGGCCTTGGGCGAGACTGGACGCATCCTGGTTCGGCCTTCCGGCACCGAACCGCTCATCCGGGTAATGGCCGAAGGACCGGTTGCCGCCGAGCTGGAGCGCATTGTGAGCGCCATTGCCGACGTCATTCGCCGGGAACTGAGTTAG
- a CDS encoding CdaR family protein, with amino-acid sequence MAGEQGRNLTAKILAVILAIILWLYVMNEQNPPVEATFTVPLEVRNVMSGLVVEDAPDTVRVKVRGPRSIIAGVMTKDLKSYIDLRGLGEGQHNVRVAAAIPSSLNLVEVSPDKVTVRLDTSISRQVPVEVRLTGSAAAGVAVGKVTARPEQITIEGPKSAVNAVERVVAIVDLSGRQADFTVDVPLKLLNQSGKEVQGLTVYSDKATVTATLVKGPSKKTVDVKPIIYGELASGVQLARITTEPAKVEITGDSREIEKIDFIYTEPVNLAGINRETTREAKLQLKEGIVASQDAVTVHIIVGTKQ; translated from the coding sequence ATGGCCGGTGAGCAGGGACGGAATCTTACGGCAAAAATTTTAGCCGTTATCTTGGCCATCATCTTATGGTTATATGTAATGAACGAACAGAATCCGCCAGTTGAGGCCACGTTCACTGTGCCGCTGGAAGTGCGCAATGTGATGAGCGGTTTGGTTGTGGAAGATGCGCCTGACACGGTGCGGGTCAAGGTGCGCGGACCGCGCAGCATCATAGCCGGGGTAATGACCAAGGACCTTAAGTCGTATATTGATTTGCGAGGGCTCGGGGAAGGGCAGCATAATGTCCGGGTAGCGGCGGCCATTCCCAGCAGCCTTAATTTAGTGGAAGTCTCGCCGGATAAAGTTACCGTGCGCCTTGACACGTCCATTAGCCGACAGGTGCCGGTGGAAGTAAGGCTGACCGGCTCGGCGGCGGCCGGCGTAGCCGTCGGCAAAGTGACGGCGCGGCCGGAGCAGATTACGATTGAAGGGCCGAAAAGCGCCGTTAATGCCGTGGAAAGGGTGGTTGCCATTGTGGACCTTAGCGGCAGGCAGGCCGACTTCACCGTCGATGTGCCGCTCAAGCTCCTTAACCAAAGCGGTAAAGAAGTACAGGGTTTGACTGTTTATTCCGATAAGGCGACGGTTACTGCTACCCTGGTCAAGGGTCCGAGCAAAAAGACCGTTGACGTCAAACCAATCATCTACGGTGAACTGGCCAGCGGCGTGCAACTGGCGCGGATTACGACTGAACCGGCCAAAGTGGAAATAACGGGTGACAGCCGGGAAATTGAAAAGATTGATTTTATCTATACCGAACCGGTTAATCTGGCCGGCATCAACCGGGAGACAACACGGGAAGCTAAACTGCAGCTGAAAGAAGGTATTGTTGCATCGCAAGATGCCGTTACCGTGCATATTATAGTAGGAACTAAACAATAG
- the argH gene encoding argininosuccinate lyase produces the protein MSKLWGGRFTKNTDVAVEEFTSSISFDWRLYREDIAGSIAHARMLAKCGIITADEADQIIAGLKSILADIEAGNFSFETALEDIHMNIERRLIERIGPVGGKLHTARSRNDQVALDTHMYLKREIAAIARLLWDLEAALVETAANHPDVIMPGYTHLQRAQPILFAHHMLAYFFMLARDFSRLQGVWERTDLMPLGAGALAGTTFPIDRFYVAEQLKFAKVYDNSLDAVSDRDYIIEFLAFASLLMLHLSRLSEEIILWSTAEFAFIELDDAHCTGSSIMPQKKNPDVAELVRGKTGRVYGHLMALLTVVKGLPLAYNKDLQEDKEALFDTIDTVKFSLRVYATMLRGMRVLGERMSEAARQDYANATDMADYLVKKGLPFRQAHEVVGRCVRYCLDAGKRLTDLSLAEFKQFSPLFEADIIDAIQIETCVAARNSYGGTSSTQVKHQLQTAKEVMAKQQAVLDLYTKGNV, from the coding sequence ATGAGCAAACTGTGGGGTGGCCGTTTCACCAAAAATACCGATGTCGCCGTGGAGGAGTTTACCTCCTCCATTTCCTTTGATTGGCGCCTGTACCGCGAGGATATTGCCGGCAGCATCGCCCATGCGCGCATGCTGGCTAAATGCGGGATTATCACCGCGGATGAGGCTGACCAGATTATCGCCGGACTTAAGTCCATTCTCGCCGATATTGAGGCAGGCAACTTCAGCTTTGAGACGGCGCTGGAAGATATCCATATGAATATCGAACGGCGGCTGATCGAGCGCATCGGTCCGGTGGGCGGCAAGCTGCATACCGCCCGCAGCCGCAACGACCAGGTAGCACTGGACACGCACATGTATCTGAAACGGGAAATCGCCGCCATCGCCCGTTTGCTGTGGGATCTGGAAGCGGCTTTAGTCGAAACGGCGGCCAATCATCCTGATGTCATCATGCCTGGCTATACTCACCTGCAGCGGGCCCAACCCATCCTGTTCGCCCACCATATGCTGGCCTATTTTTTCATGCTGGCCCGCGATTTCAGTCGCCTGCAGGGCGTGTGGGAGCGGACCGACCTCATGCCGCTCGGGGCCGGGGCTCTTGCCGGCACGACTTTTCCCATTGACCGCTTCTATGTGGCCGAGCAGCTTAAATTCGCCAAAGTGTACGATAATAGCCTTGACGCGGTCAGTGACCGGGACTATATCATCGAGTTTCTGGCCTTCGCTTCTCTGCTCATGCTTCACCTCAGCCGCCTCAGCGAGGAAATTATCCTCTGGTCGACGGCCGAATTTGCGTTTATCGAGCTTGACGACGCTCACTGCACCGGGTCCAGCATCATGCCGCAAAAGAAAAATCCTGATGTGGCCGAACTGGTGCGGGGCAAGACCGGGCGCGTGTATGGCCATCTGATGGCGCTGCTGACGGTGGTCAAAGGTCTGCCGCTGGCCTATAACAAGGACCTGCAGGAAGACAAGGAAGCCCTGTTCGATACCATTGACACCGTCAAATTCAGTCTTCGGGTGTATGCCACCATGCTGCGCGGCATGCGCGTCTTAGGCGAGCGGATGAGCGAAGCCGCCCGACAGGACTATGCTAACGCCACCGATATGGCCGATTACCTGGTTAAAAAAGGGCTACCGTTCCGCCAGGCCCATGAAGTAGTGGGGAGGTGCGTGCGTTACTGCCTTGACGCCGGCAAAAGGCTGACTGATCTGTCGCTGGCCGAATTTAAACAATTTTCGCCGTTATTTGAAGCCGACATCATTGACGCCATTCAAATCGAGACATGCGTGGCAGCCCGTAATTCCTACGGTGGCACTTCGTCCACTCAGGTAAAACATCAGCTGCAAACAGCTAAAGAAGTGATGGCAAAACAGCAAGCCGTGCTTGACTTGTATACAAAAGGCAATGTATAA
- a CDS encoding branched-chain amino acid aminotransferase, with the protein MSNIAVHRVDKPGVLPDESKLGFGKIFADHMFVMDYETGKGWHNPRIEPYAQFPLYPAAMVYHYGQAIFEGMKAFRTVDNRIVVFRPKDYLNRFNRSAEILCIPKIDVDLVHEGLNKLIEIDKHWVPGSLGTALYIRPFIIATDAYVGVKSSDTYKLFIITSPVGAYYAAGFNPVKIKVEDKYVRAVPGGIGEAKTPGNYAASLRAGVEAKKEGFDQVLWLDGIERRYIEEVGTMNIFFKIRGELITPALNGSILAGITRRTVLEIAKELGIPAVERRISIDEVFAAHAKGELEEVFGSGTAAVISPVGQLTWKGQTIVVNDNKTGEISQKLFEYVTGLQYGKIADKHGWVAEVTKL; encoded by the coding sequence ATGAGCAACATTGCCGTACACCGGGTTGACAAGCCTGGCGTGTTGCCGGACGAATCAAAACTTGGCTTTGGGAAAATTTTTGCTGATCATATGTTCGTTATGGACTATGAGACAGGCAAAGGCTGGCATAATCCGCGCATTGAGCCTTATGCCCAGTTTCCGCTTTATCCCGCGGCGATGGTTTACCACTATGGCCAGGCCATTTTCGAGGGAATGAAGGCTTTCCGGACGGTGGATAACCGCATCGTTGTTTTCCGCCCCAAAGACTATCTTAATCGCTTTAACCGTTCCGCCGAAATTCTTTGCATTCCCAAAATTGATGTCGATTTAGTACATGAAGGCCTTAACAAGCTCATCGAAATTGACAAGCATTGGGTACCGGGCAGTCTGGGCACCGCGCTGTACATTCGCCCCTTTATCATTGCCACTGACGCTTATGTAGGCGTTAAATCGTCTGACACCTACAAATTATTCATTATTACCTCGCCGGTCGGCGCCTATTATGCCGCCGGGTTTAACCCGGTCAAGATCAAGGTCGAGGACAAATATGTCCGCGCCGTTCCCGGCGGCATCGGCGAAGCCAAGACCCCCGGCAACTACGCCGCCTCCCTCCGCGCCGGCGTCGAAGCCAAGAAGGAAGGCTTCGACCAGGTATTGTGGCTGGACGGCATCGAGCGCCGCTATATCGAAGAAGTGGGCACCATGAACATATTCTTTAAGATCCGGGGCGAGCTTATTACGCCGGCGCTTAATGGCAGCATTCTCGCCGGCATTACCCGCAGAACGGTGCTTGAAATCGCGAAAGAACTGGGTATTCCGGCTGTTGAGCGCCGTATTTCCATTGATGAAGTCTTTGCGGCCCATGCCAAAGGCGAACTGGAAGAAGTATTCGGTTCCGGCACCGCCGCGGTCATTTCGCCGGTCGGCCAGCTTACCTGGAAAGGGCAGACCATCGTCGTTAACGACAATAAGACCGGTGAAATTTCGCAAAAATTGTTTGAATATGTTACCGGCCTGCAGTACGGCAAAATTGCTGACAAGCATGGCTGGGTGGCGGAAGTCACCAAACTGTAA
- the cdaA gene encoding diadenylate cyclase CdaA: protein MLLQIRGILSTITLLDIVDILIVAFVLYKLYFMIKDTRAVALLKGLVVLLFATLVSKWLGLNVINWLLQKTFSVLLVALPIVFQPELRRALEQLGRGGFLRKRAFLNEEETERFLEELAKAVKVLAKNKIGALLVIEREIGLNDYIETGLKVDGLVSSEFIINIFIPNTPLHDGAVIIRGNRIMAAGCLLPLTEDLSLSKELGTRHRAAIGITEQTDAVVVVVSEETGTVSLARGGHLIRYLDTETLKEKLKPLFATKSSALTDFLNWRWPYGR, encoded by the coding sequence ATGTTGCTGCAGATCAGGGGCATTCTTTCCACGATTACCCTGCTGGACATCGTGGACATTTTGATTGTCGCATTTGTGCTCTATAAACTGTATTTTATGATTAAAGACACGCGGGCAGTAGCGCTGCTTAAGGGTCTGGTTGTACTGCTGTTTGCCACGCTGGTTAGCAAGTGGCTGGGGCTCAATGTCATTAACTGGCTGCTGCAGAAGACCTTTTCGGTCTTGCTTGTTGCGCTGCCCATCGTCTTTCAGCCTGAGCTCAGGCGGGCCCTAGAGCAGCTTGGTCGGGGCGGTTTTTTGCGTAAACGCGCCTTTCTTAACGAGGAAGAAACCGAGCGGTTCCTGGAGGAATTGGCTAAGGCCGTTAAGGTGCTGGCCAAAAACAAAATTGGCGCCCTCCTTGTTATTGAACGGGAAATCGGCCTTAATGACTATATCGAGACAGGCCTGAAAGTAGATGGCCTGGTATCAAGCGAATTTATTATCAATATTTTTATCCCGAATACGCCCTTACACGACGGCGCGGTCATCATTCGCGGCAACCGCATAATGGCCGCCGGCTGTTTATTGCCGCTGACGGAGGATTTGTCCCTCAGCAAGGAACTGGGTACCCGTCACCGCGCCGCCATCGGTATCACCGAGCAGACCGACGCCGTCGTCGTCGTGGTGAGCGAAGAAACGGGAACCGTTTCGCTGGCCCGCGGCGGGCATCTTATCCGCTATCTGGATACGGAAACGCTCAAAGAAAAACTAAAACCCCTCTTCGCCACCAAAAGTTCGGCGCTAACCGATTTTCTGAACTGGAGGTGGCCTTATGGCCGGTGA
- a CDS encoding NAD(P)/FAD-dependent oxidoreductase, whose translation MLRITNLRVALNDDRPLARIVAQRLKLPAEHIEEVVIFRRALDARRKNNINFVYTLDVRVGIPEGQVLARLGGDRDVASVAQSVPEPVIPGPHKLDSPPIVVGAGPAGLFAALTLAEHGYRPLLLERGRDVVRRTADVARFWETGEFDPVSNVQFGEGGAGTFSDGKLTTRVTDPRMRQVLDALVAAGAPPEIRYLHKPHVGTDRLREVVRNLRQRIIELGGQVQFETPVIDITVKQGRLTGLTVGDGRHFSCNVALFAIGHSARDTYEMLYRRGVAMEAKPFAIGVRIEHPQPLIDRAQYGPMAGHPKLGAADYALVYHDKKCGRTAYSFCMCPGGVVVAAASEAGGVVTNGMSYYRRDSGVANSALVVNVNPEDCGSHVLSGIELQRHCETLAFRAGGGGYRAPAQTVGNFLTGQSAHYLVAPTYRPGVAPADLRQCLPRFVTDTLARALFDFGRKIKGFDHPGALMTGVETRTSAPVRILRGQDFVSVNIGGLYPVGEGAGYAGGIMSAALDGLNAALAVISRYSPN comes from the coding sequence TTGCTACGCATAACCAACCTTCGTGTTGCGCTAAATGATGACAGGCCGCTGGCCCGGATTGTGGCGCAGCGGCTCAAGCTGCCAGCTGAGCATATTGAAGAGGTGGTCATTTTTCGGCGGGCGCTTGATGCCCGCCGAAAAAATAATATTAATTTTGTGTATACCTTGGATGTACGGGTCGGTATCCCCGAGGGCCAGGTGTTGGCCCGGTTGGGCGGCGACCGTGACGTGGCCAGCGTGGCTCAAAGTGTACCCGAACCGGTCATTCCTGGCCCACATAAACTGGACAGTCCGCCCATCGTGGTGGGCGCCGGGCCGGCCGGGCTGTTCGCTGCCTTGACCCTGGCCGAGCACGGGTACCGGCCGCTGCTTCTCGAGCGGGGGCGTGACGTGGTGCGCCGCACGGCCGATGTGGCCCGTTTTTGGGAAACAGGTGAGTTTGATCCGGTGTCGAACGTTCAGTTTGGCGAAGGCGGGGCCGGCACTTTTTCCGACGGCAAACTGACGACACGGGTGACCGACCCGCGGATGCGCCAGGTGCTGGATGCCCTTGTTGCCGCTGGCGCGCCGCCGGAAATCCGCTATCTACATAAACCGCATGTGGGTACCGACCGGCTGCGGGAAGTGGTGAGGAACCTACGTCAGCGGATTATTGAGCTTGGCGGCCAGGTGCAATTTGAGACACCGGTAATTGACATCACGGTAAAGCAAGGTCGCCTGACCGGGCTGACGGTGGGCGATGGCCGCCACTTTTCCTGCAATGTGGCGCTGTTTGCCATCGGCCACAGCGCCCGGGATACCTACGAAATGTTATATCGCCGCGGGGTGGCGATGGAAGCCAAACCGTTTGCCATCGGCGTACGCATCGAACATCCTCAGCCGCTTATTGACCGGGCCCAATATGGTCCCATGGCCGGCCATCCTAAGTTGGGGGCGGCTGATTACGCCCTGGTTTACCACGATAAAAAGTGCGGACGCACCGCTTATTCTTTCTGCATGTGTCCGGGCGGCGTGGTTGTGGCCGCTGCCTCGGAAGCAGGCGGAGTGGTCACCAACGGCATGAGCTACTACCGGCGTGATTCGGGGGTAGCCAATAGTGCCCTGGTGGTCAATGTGAATCCTGAGGATTGTGGCAGTCATGTTTTAAGCGGCATCGAACTGCAGCGGCATTGTGAAACGTTGGCTTTTCGTGCGGGTGGCGGCGGCTACCGCGCGCCGGCGCAAACGGTTGGCAATTTTTTAACTGGCCAAAGCGCCCACTACCTGGTTGCGCCTACCTACCGGCCGGGTGTAGCGCCGGCCGACCTCCGGCAGTGTCTGCCCCGCTTTGTGACCGATACCCTGGCCAGGGCCCTATTTGATTTTGGCCGCAAGATTAAAGGGTTTGATCACCCCGGCGCCCTTATGACCGGCGTGGAGACGCGGACTTCGGCGCCGGTGCGCATCCTCCGCGGCCAAGACTTTGTCTCCGTCAACATTGGCGGGCTGTACCCCGTCGGTGAAGGCGCCGGCTATGCGGGCGGCATCATGAGCGCCGCGTTGGACGGCTTAAATGCCGCGCTGGCCGTTATCAGCCGCTACAGTCCCAATTAA